Proteins found in one Vagococcus carniphilus genomic segment:
- the hprK gene encoding HPr(Ser) kinase/phosphatase: MVQIKDIVNQLQLDVYSGEEFLERDVVSSEISRPGLELTGYFNYYPDDRIQVFGKKEITFTEKMTSLEKDIIFKKLCTSKTPCFVVARGLEVPTELVEITRQKGIPIISSTIHTSRLSGIISNFLESQLAERVSIHGVLVEVYGLGVLIQGNSGIGKSETGLELIKKGHRLIADDRVDIYKQDERTVIGEAPAILEHLMEIRGVGIIDIMNLFGASSVRRKSQISLVVNLQDWSNDNQFDRLGSATETISLANVPVPRITIPVSTGRNVATIIEVAAMNFRAKTMGYDATKKFEENLAQLIETNSSQEGE, encoded by the coding sequence ATGGTTCAAATAAAAGATATAGTCAATCAATTACAGCTAGATGTTTATTCTGGTGAAGAATTTTTAGAGCGTGATGTAGTCTCTAGTGAAATCTCAAGGCCAGGTTTAGAATTAACGGGTTATTTTAACTACTATCCAGATGACCGCATCCAAGTTTTTGGAAAAAAAGAAATTACATTTACTGAAAAAATGACCTCTTTAGAAAAGGATATTATTTTTAAAAAGTTATGTACATCTAAAACACCATGTTTTGTTGTAGCACGTGGATTGGAAGTTCCTACAGAACTGGTAGAAATTACACGACAAAAAGGAATTCCAATTATTTCTTCAACAATTCACACATCAAGATTATCGGGTATAATCTCTAATTTTCTTGAAAGCCAATTAGCAGAAAGAGTCTCAATTCACGGTGTTCTTGTAGAGGTTTACGGTTTAGGTGTTTTAATTCAAGGTAACAGCGGTATAGGTAAGAGTGAAACAGGTCTTGAATTAATTAAAAAAGGACACCGCTTAATCGCTGATGACCGAGTAGATATTTATAAGCAAGATGAACGAACTGTTATTGGTGAAGCTCCAGCTATTTTAGAGCATTTAATGGAGATTAGAGGAGTTGGGATTATCGACATTATGAATTTATTCGGGGCAAGCTCCGTTAGAAGAAAATCTCAAATTTCTCTTGTAGTTAACTTACAAGATTGGAGTAATGACAATCAGTTTGATCGATTGGGAAGCGCTACTGAAACAATTTCTTTAGCGAATGTTCCAGTACCACGAATCACAATTCCTGTATCAACAGGTCGTAATGTTGCTACAATTATTGAAGTAGCTGCTATGAATTTTAGAGCAAAAACAATGGGATACGACGCAACTAAAAAGTTCGAAGAAAACTTAGCTCAATTAATAGAAACTAATTCTTCACAAGAAGGAGAATAA
- the pstA gene encoding phosphate ABC transporter permease PstA, translating to MSAKRADKIATGILYAIAIIITAILASLLLYILGRGIPHISWDFLTKPSKSFQAGGGIGIQLFNSFYLLIITMLISIPISLGAGIYLSEYAKKNMLTNIIRTSIEVLSSLPSVVVGLFGFLVFVIQAGLGFSIISGALALTFFNLPLLTRNVEESLKAVHYTQREAGLALGLSRWETVTRVIIPEALPGILTGIILGAGRIFGEAAALIYTAGQSAPALDFTNWNPMSITSPLNIFRQAETLAVHIWKVNSEGNMPDGAQVSAGASAVLILAVLIFNFLARFIGKRLHKKITSA from the coding sequence ATGAGTGCAAAAAGAGCAGATAAAATAGCAACAGGCATTCTTTACGCTATTGCTATTATTATTACAGCTATACTGGCTAGTTTACTTCTTTATATTTTAGGGAGAGGTATTCCTCATATTAGCTGGGATTTTTTAACTAAGCCTTCTAAAAGCTTCCAAGCTGGTGGGGGAATTGGTATTCAATTGTTTAACTCGTTTTACTTATTAATTATTACAATGTTAATTAGTATTCCTATTTCTCTTGGAGCAGGTATTTATTTATCTGAATATGCCAAGAAAAATATGTTAACTAATATTATTAGAACGTCAATTGAAGTTCTTAGTTCACTACCTTCAGTTGTAGTCGGTTTATTTGGCTTTTTAGTGTTTGTTATCCAAGCAGGATTAGGTTTCTCTATTATTTCTGGAGCTTTAGCGTTAACATTCTTTAACTTACCTTTGTTAACAAGAAACGTTGAAGAATCACTTAAAGCAGTTCACTATACTCAAAGAGAAGCAGGTCTTGCTCTTGGCTTATCAAGATGGGAAACAGTAACTCGTGTCATTATTCCTGAAGCGTTACCTGGTATTTTGACAGGAATCATTTTAGGAGCTGGTCGTATTTTTGGTGAAGCAGCTGCTTTAATATATACAGCTGGACAAAGTGCTCCTGCTCTAGATTTTACTAACTGGAACCCGATGAGTATTACTAGTCCTCTGAATATCTTTAGACAGGCTGAAACATTAGCTGTTCATATTTGGAAAGTAAATAGTGAAGGAAACATGCCAGATGGTGCTCAAGTTTCAGCAGGAGCATCAGCAGTTTTGATACTTGCTGTATTAATATTTAACTTCTTAGCTCGTTTTATCGGTAAGAGATTACATAAGAAGATTACATCAGCATAG
- a CDS encoding PspC domain-containing protein has protein sequence MNKKLTKSNSNVVISGSLAGVAEFIGIDPTIVRVIYVLLSLFTAAFPGFLLYIALMVLMPSGATRQQRGTYSEPYEHPYMGSRPNNAKRPRKEAEKVEGDDWSDF, from the coding sequence ATGAATAAAAAGTTAACAAAATCAAATTCTAACGTGGTTATTTCTGGCTCTTTAGCTGGAGTAGCTGAGTTTATTGGTATTGATCCTACAATTGTCCGAGTTATTTATGTGTTATTGTCCCTATTTACAGCAGCTTTTCCAGGATTCCTATTATATATTGCTTTAATGGTATTAATGCCATCTGGAGCAACTAGACAGCAAAGAGGTACATATAGTGAGCCTTACGAGCATCCTTACATGGGAAGTAGACCAAATAATGCAAAAAGACCAAGAAAAGAAGCTGAAAAAGTTGAGGGCGATGATTGGAGCGACTTTTAA
- a CDS encoding phosphate ABC transporter substrate-binding protein PstS family protein — MRKVYRSACLFALTFVIASCGKVDNGESINAVGSSAMQPLVEAASEQYSSTNLGKFINVQGGGSGTGLSQVQAGAVEIGNSDLFAEEKDGIKSEELVDHQVAVVGLTPIVNKKVGIKDISKEDLKKIFTGKIKNWKEVGGKDQEIVLLNRASGSGSRHTFEQWVLDGEESKNAQEQESTGMVRQIVSTTPGAISYVAFSYVTDEVATLSVDGVKPTEENVMKNDWFIWSYEHMYTKGEPKGLAKEFLDYMVSEDVQKEIVPQLGYIPVSEMTIDRDVKGNVKPK; from the coding sequence GTGAGAAAAGTTTATAGAAGTGCTTGCCTATTTGCCCTAACTTTTGTAATTGCTAGTTGTGGTAAAGTAGATAATGGCGAATCAATAAATGCAGTTGGTTCATCTGCCATGCAACCATTAGTTGAGGCTGCCAGTGAGCAATATAGTAGTACTAATTTAGGTAAATTTATCAATGTTCAAGGTGGCGGAAGTGGAACAGGTTTAAGCCAGGTTCAAGCTGGAGCTGTTGAGATTGGTAATTCAGACCTATTTGCTGAAGAAAAAGATGGTATTAAGAGTGAAGAGCTCGTGGATCATCAAGTGGCAGTGGTTGGATTAACTCCTATTGTAAACAAAAAAGTTGGAATAAAAGATATTTCAAAAGAAGATTTGAAAAAAATATTTACTGGAAAAATAAAAAATTGGAAAGAGGTTGGTGGTAAAGACCAAGAAATTGTCCTCTTAAACCGAGCATCAGGAAGTGGGAGTCGTCATACATTTGAGCAGTGGGTATTAGATGGTGAAGAATCCAAAAATGCCCAAGAACAAGAGTCGACCGGTATGGTAAGACAAATTGTAAGTACGACACCAGGAGCTATTAGTTATGTTGCTTTTTCATATGTCACAGATGAAGTAGCGACTTTATCGGTTGATGGTGTAAAACCAACAGAAGAAAATGTGATGAAAAATGATTGGTTCATCTGGTCATATGAACATATGTATACAAAAGGTGAACCAAAAGGTTTAGCAAAAGAATTTTTAGATTATATGGTCTCTGAAGATGTACAAAAAGAAATCGTTCCTCAATTAGGTTATATTCCGGTTTCTGAAATGACTATTGATCGTGATGTAAAAGGAAATGTAAAGCCTAAATAA
- the phoU gene encoding phosphate signaling complex protein PhoU, translated as MLRSQFEEDLKNLHGKFDQMGQDVNVAISKSVKGFIEHDKSLAKEVIEADEKINTQEQELEKKCFEMIALQQPVTLDLRNIVTIMKASSDLERMGDHAVSIAKSTIRVKGNKRVLEIEEEISDMANHVMNMVSEVLVAYVTTNSEKAIEIAASDKVTNKYFKSIYRHSIRAMQENPETVVVGADYLQVAGFLERIGDYVTNICEWIVYLTTGKISELDLKNFEDGEF; from the coding sequence ATGTTAAGAAGTCAATTCGAGGAAGATTTAAAAAACTTGCACGGTAAGTTTGATCAAATGGGACAAGATGTTAATGTCGCTATTAGTAAATCAGTGAAGGGTTTTATTGAACATGATAAAAGTCTAGCAAAAGAAGTCATTGAAGCAGATGAAAAAATCAATACACAAGAACAAGAGTTAGAAAAGAAATGTTTTGAGATGATTGCTTTGCAACAACCAGTAACATTAGATTTAAGGAATATTGTTACAATTATGAAAGCAAGTTCAGATTTAGAGCGTATGGGAGATCATGCTGTTTCAATAGCTAAGTCAACAATTCGTGTTAAAGGAAATAAACGTGTCTTAGAAATTGAAGAAGAGATTTCTGATATGGCAAACCATGTAATGAACATGGTAAGTGAAGTTCTTGTTGCTTACGTAACGACTAATAGTGAAAAAGCAATTGAAATTGCAGCAAGCGATAAAGTGACCAATAAATACTTTAAATCAATTTATCGTCACTCAATTCGTGCGATGCAAGAAAATCCAGAAACAGTTGTTGTAGGAGCAGATTATCTACAAGTAGCTGGATTTTTAGAACGTATTGGTGATTATGTCACTAATATTTGTGAGTGGATTGTTTATTTAACAACTGGAAAAATTTCAGAACTAGATTTAAAGAATTTTGAAGATGGTGAGTTCTAA
- a CDS encoding murein hydrolase activator EnvC family protein, with protein MKIKKSLVLTAAATCLVGFSTPALVQAENIDSKIANEEQKIKDLSDKKASTDSSLADLEAKISDLTAETDSLLNEKLSLEKEVNQLTKDINELEKTIEKRNKKIEEQARSTQINQEKQDIVNVLLDSESFSDAIGRTVAYTKLVSANNDIMEAQKEDQEKLTKKKTDVETKVKEVTQKAADLKVKQTELENSKAEQVKLANEILKNLDDAKNKKSEYVAQKEEAKRIAAEQARIAKEVAEKEKAAKKAAEKAQKVAEEKLESEKPVSLSKETGDKGASDNSQTSSETSYASGFQRPLSSFTITSPFGGRADPTGSAGTFHDGLDMAAPGGTPIMASRAGTVVESSFHPSAGNHVIIQHDNGYYTYYMHMREPGVASGKSVSAGEVIGLVGTTGNSTGDHLHFGVATGIWSGFMNPAPFIGL; from the coding sequence ATGAAAATAAAAAAATCGTTGGTATTGACTGCTGCAGCCACGTGTCTGGTAGGATTTAGCACACCAGCATTGGTACAAGCTGAAAATATCGATAGCAAAATTGCAAATGAAGAACAAAAAATAAAAGATTTAAGTGATAAGAAAGCTTCGACTGATAGTAGCTTAGCAGATTTAGAAGCTAAAATTAGCGATTTAACAGCAGAAACAGATAGCTTGTTAAATGAAAAGTTATCTTTAGAAAAAGAAGTTAACCAACTAACTAAAGATATCAATGAGTTAGAAAAAACAATTGAAAAAAGAAATAAAAAAATTGAAGAACAAGCAAGATCTACTCAAATTAATCAAGAAAAACAAGACATTGTTAATGTTTTATTAGATTCTGAATCTTTCTCTGATGCTATTGGTAGAACTGTTGCCTATACTAAACTAGTATCAGCTAACAATGATATCATGGAAGCTCAAAAAGAAGATCAAGAAAAATTAACAAAGAAAAAAACTGATGTGGAAACAAAAGTAAAAGAAGTGACTCAAAAAGCCGCTGATTTAAAAGTTAAACAAACTGAATTAGAAAATTCAAAAGCTGAACAAGTTAAATTAGCTAATGAAATTTTGAAAAATTTAGATGATGCTAAAAATAAAAAATCTGAATACGTTGCTCAAAAAGAAGAAGCAAAACGTATTGCTGCAGAACAAGCACGTATAGCTAAAGAAGTAGCTGAAAAAGAAAAAGCCGCTAAAAAAGCTGCAGAAAAAGCACAAAAAGTAGCAGAAGAAAAATTAGAATCAGAAAAACCAGTTTCATTATCGAAAGAAACTGGAGATAAGGGAGCATCTGATAATAGTCAAACATCAAGTGAGACAAGTTATGCAAGTGGCTTCCAAAGACCGTTATCTTCATTTACTATTACTAGCCCATTTGGTGGAAGAGCAGACCCAACAGGTAGTGCTGGAACATTCCATGATGGATTAGATATGGCAGCACCTGGTGGGACACCTATTATGGCTTCTAGAGCAGGTACTGTTGTTGAATCAAGTTTCCATCCAAGTGCAGGTAACCATGTGATCATTCAACATGATAATGGTTATTATACTTATTACATGCATATGAGAGAACCTGGAGTAGCTTCAGGAAAATCAGTTTCTGCAGGTGAAGTAATTGGATTAGTTGGAACAACTGGTAATTCAACTGGAGATCATCTACACTTTGGTGTAGCAACAGGTATTTGGAGTGGATTCATGAATCCAGCACCATTTATTGGTTTATAA
- the liaX gene encoding daptomycin-sensing surface protein LiaX: MQERDRILELVKKGILSTEEALVLLENIATEKDEKLVNREASQVKRSQATQTEGTSSLEDVEDEINKSFDSDSTEDFFEKLKENERRDQEKLEEILAELTEGINEVSASIDDVSVEIEGLDKDIKEKEEEITVLNTMEDLDGLTDDKKAEREQLEKDLAYLKETKVQLVEEKEELKEQLKSFKKEQKETMKDEWKSKFDLPEDWREQANETFTQVGEKVGEAGSQFGSFIKKTIESVTSSVNDNVDWKDINIKVPGVASQNFSHEFVYPENEATIIDVKVANGKVKFKTWDSPDVKVVADIKFYGKNNADTLFEAFLERSEIEVNEEKISFQIPNKRMKVDLDFYLPKRNYDHMSVKMLNGDIKLKDLDLGDIFLKSTNGEMEILNVSASMLEVEGVNGEIEVSDSQIIDFLGETVNGNIRTKADIRSNNISLINGEIRITTPKDSQPKKIEASAVNGTIKLALPGTVGIDGAAKTNFGNIKNRLSQIEVVREKKDRTNQSVEFRRNVDDTLTFVNLSTTTGSILLKDTDN, from the coding sequence ATGCAAGAAAGAGATAGAATTTTAGAATTAGTTAAAAAAGGAATATTATCTACTGAGGAAGCTTTGGTTTTATTGGAAAATATCGCAACGGAAAAAGATGAAAAATTAGTGAATAGAGAAGCGTCACAAGTTAAAAGAAGTCAGGCAACTCAAACTGAAGGAACTAGTTCTTTAGAAGATGTAGAAGATGAAATCAATAAATCTTTTGACTCAGATTCAACAGAAGATTTTTTTGAAAAATTAAAAGAAAATGAACGTAGAGATCAAGAAAAACTTGAAGAAATTTTAGCTGAATTAACAGAAGGTATTAATGAAGTTTCTGCAAGTATCGATGATGTGTCAGTTGAAATTGAAGGCCTTGATAAAGATATTAAAGAAAAAGAAGAAGAAATTACAGTTTTAAATACTATGGAAGATCTTGATGGTCTGACAGACGATAAAAAAGCTGAAAGAGAACAATTAGAAAAAGATTTAGCTTATTTAAAAGAAACCAAAGTTCAATTAGTTGAAGAAAAAGAAGAGCTAAAAGAACAATTAAAGAGTTTTAAAAAAGAGCAAAAAGAAACGATGAAAGACGAGTGGAAATCAAAATTTGACCTTCCAGAGGATTGGAGAGAACAGGCAAATGAAACATTCACTCAAGTAGGCGAAAAAGTTGGAGAAGCTGGCTCTCAATTTGGTTCTTTCATCAAAAAAACAATTGAAAGTGTAACAAGTTCAGTCAATGATAATGTTGATTGGAAAGATATTAATATTAAGGTTCCAGGTGTTGCTAGCCAAAATTTCTCTCATGAATTTGTTTATCCTGAAAACGAAGCAACAATTATTGATGTTAAGGTGGCAAATGGTAAAGTTAAATTTAAAACATGGGATTCTCCAGATGTTAAAGTTGTCGCTGACATTAAATTTTATGGTAAAAATAATGCAGATACGTTATTTGAAGCTTTCTTAGAAAGAAGTGAAATCGAAGTAAATGAAGAAAAGATTTCTTTCCAAATACCAAATAAACGTATGAAGGTAGATTTGGATTTCTACTTACCAAAACGAAACTACGATCATATGTCAGTTAAAATGTTGAATGGTGATATCAAACTAAAAGATTTAGATTTAGGAGATATTTTCTTAAAATCAACAAATGGCGAAATGGAAATCTTAAATGTTTCTGCTAGTATGTTAGAAGTAGAAGGTGTTAATGGAGAAATCGAAGTATCTGATAGTCAAATTATTGATTTTTTAGGTGAAACAGTTAATGGTAATATTCGTACGAAAGCTGATATTAGAAGTAACAATATTTCTCTAATAAATGGTGAAATTCGAATTACAACACCAAAAGATTCTCAACCTAAAAAAATTGAAGCAAGTGCAGTGAACGGTACAATTAAGCTAGCTCTACCAGGAACGGTGGGAATTGACGGAGCAGCTAAAACAAATTTTGGTAATATTAAAAATCGTTTGAGCCAAATTGAAGTAGTTCGTGAGAAAAAAGATCGAACTAATCAAAGTGTTGAATTCAGAAGAAATGTTGATGACACATTAACATTTGTTAATCTGTCAACAACAACAGGTAGTATCTTATTAAAAGATACGGATAATTAA
- a CDS encoding phage holin family protein yields MSYLQGLIVNTLAFISLSVMFPSKFYVGSFLIAIGASVILSVLNMLVKPILNILSLPITILTLGFFSFVINAAMLKMTSAVIGEHNFAFSSFGSALLIAIIMSIINAIVVDHFSRKRY; encoded by the coding sequence ATGTCATACCTTCAAGGATTAATTGTTAACACACTGGCATTTATTTCACTCTCAGTTATGTTTCCATCTAAGTTTTATGTGGGCAGTTTCTTGATTGCTATAGGGGCAAGCGTGATTCTATCGGTTCTTAATATGTTAGTTAAACCGATTTTAAATATATTGTCATTACCAATTACGATTCTTACTCTTGGATTCTTTAGTTTTGTTATCAACGCTGCTATGTTAAAAATGACCTCGGCAGTCATCGGCGAACACAATTTTGCTTTTTCGAGTTTTGGATCAGCGCTTTTAATCGCTATCATTATGTCGATCATAAATGCGATAGTAGTTGATCATTTCTCGAGGAAACGGTATTAA
- the pstC gene encoding phosphate ABC transporter permease subunit PstC: MEEIQSKLLKKSPKRKLEQFGKTISFLAISLIVAVVIAIFYFVASKGLATFFVDKVKLSEFLFGTEWNPSSVNEQGQPLVGAMPMILGSFIVTFLSALIATPFAIGAAVFMTEISPKLGTKVLQPVIELLVGIPSVVYGFIGLSVIVPAVRSVFGGSGFGILAGTFVLFVMILPTVTSMTVDALKAVPRHYREASLALGATRWQTIYKVVLRSAVPGILTAVVFGMARAFGEALAIQMVIGNASLMPHNLITPASTLTSVLTMGIGNTIMGTLQNNVLWSLALLLLLMSLFFNIITRMIGKKGAMK; the protein is encoded by the coding sequence TTGGAAGAGATTCAAAGCAAGCTTTTAAAAAAATCTCCAAAAAGAAAACTTGAACAGTTTGGTAAAACAATCAGTTTTTTGGCGATTTCATTAATTGTAGCCGTCGTAATAGCTATTTTTTATTTTGTAGCAAGTAAAGGGCTGGCAACATTCTTTGTTGATAAAGTGAAATTATCAGAATTTTTATTTGGAACTGAATGGAATCCTAGTTCAGTCAATGAGCAAGGACAACCTTTAGTTGGAGCAATGCCGATGATTTTAGGTTCCTTTATCGTAACTTTCTTATCTGCTTTAATAGCCACTCCTTTTGCTATAGGAGCAGCTGTCTTTATGACAGAGATTTCACCAAAATTAGGAACTAAAGTGTTACAACCAGTTATTGAATTACTAGTAGGGATTCCTTCAGTTGTTTATGGATTTATTGGGTTATCTGTTATCGTTCCAGCTGTAAGAAGTGTTTTTGGTGGATCTGGATTTGGTATTTTAGCCGGAACATTTGTCCTTTTTGTTATGATTTTACCAACTGTTACTTCAATGACAGTTGATGCTTTAAAAGCAGTTCCTAGACATTATCGTGAAGCTTCTTTAGCTTTAGGAGCAACAAGATGGCAAACCATTTATAAAGTTGTTTTAAGGTCAGCTGTACCAGGTATTTTAACAGCTGTTGTCTTTGGAATGGCAAGAGCATTTGGTGAAGCACTAGCTATTCAAATGGTGATTGGTAATGCGTCATTAATGCCACATAATTTAATTACACCAGCTTCTACTTTAACAAGTGTACTAACAATGGGAATTGGTAATACGATTATGGGAACTCTTCAAAACAATGTTCTTTGGTCGCTAGCATTATTATTACTACTAATGTCCTTATTCTTTAATATTATCACTCGAATGATTGGTAAGAAGGGGGCAATGAAATAA
- the pstB gene encoding phosphate ABC transporter ATP-binding protein PstB translates to MAIIESNDLHLYYGKNEALKGITMGFDEGGITALIGPSGCGKSTYLRTLNRMNDLIPSVTITGNVSYKGKDIYSPRTDTVMLRKQIGMVFQQPNPFPFSIYDNVIYGLRLEGKHSKNELDQIVEESLIAAAVWDDVKDKLHKSALSLSGGQQQRVCIARVLAVKPDVILLDEPTSALDPVSSGKIENMLLGLKEQYTMIMVTHNMQQASRISDKTAFFLSGDLIEYDKTKNIFLNPKQQQTEDYITGKFG, encoded by the coding sequence ATGGCGATTATAGAATCTAATGACTTACATTTATATTATGGCAAAAATGAAGCCTTAAAAGGAATTACAATGGGATTTGATGAAGGTGGAATTACAGCGCTAATCGGTCCTTCTGGTTGTGGTAAATCAACTTATCTCAGAACACTGAATCGAATGAATGATTTGATTCCTTCTGTGACTATTACGGGAAATGTTTCTTATAAAGGAAAAGATATCTATAGCCCTAGAACAGATACAGTTATGCTAAGAAAGCAAATTGGAATGGTTTTTCAACAGCCTAATCCGTTTCCTTTTTCAATTTATGATAATGTCATTTATGGGTTGAGACTAGAAGGTAAACACTCTAAAAATGAATTAGATCAGATTGTAGAAGAAAGCTTAATTGCAGCTGCTGTTTGGGATGACGTAAAAGATAAATTACATAAAAGTGCCTTATCTCTTTCGGGTGGACAACAGCAACGGGTTTGTATTGCTAGAGTTTTAGCAGTTAAACCAGATGTCATTTTATTAGATGAACCAACGAGTGCCCTTGATCCTGTATCAAGTGGAAAAATAGAAAATATGTTGCTTGGATTAAAAGAGCAATATACAATGATAATGGTAACGCATAATATGCAACAAGCCTCAAGAATTTCTGATAAAACAGCCTTTTTCTTGAGTGGTGATTTAATTGAATATGATAAAACAAAAAATATTTTCTTAAATCCAAAACAGCAACAAACAGAAGATTATATTACGGGAAAATTTGGATAA
- the ftsX gene encoding permease-like cell division protein FtsX yields the protein MIRNFFRHIGSALKNLKRNGWMTLASASAVTVTLTLVGIFLGVILNVTKIAEDINNNVDVSVFVEIGTSKKDTEKLGEELKKIPDVKKVVFSSKQNEYKKLTDKLGDTWKLFDGDDNPLYDVYILTAKDSESIKGIQKAASKVTNVHKADYGGQNSDKIFAISKNVKLWGTVAAGFLIAVAIFLISNTIRITIISRKREIQIMRLVGAKNGFIRWPFFLEGAFIGILGSVVPILLISFGYSQVYYLFTTSMMASAAYELVRPATLVLQLNLLLVVIGVVIGSVGSVLSMRRFLKI from the coding sequence ATGATTAGAAATTTTTTCAGACATATAGGGAGTGCGTTAAAAAACTTAAAACGTAACGGTTGGATGACGTTAGCTTCAGCCAGTGCGGTAACAGTTACGCTAACTTTAGTAGGTATCTTCTTAGGTGTTATTTTGAACGTAACTAAAATAGCAGAAGATATTAATAACAACGTTGATGTTTCAGTCTTTGTTGAAATAGGAACATCGAAAAAAGATACAGAAAAATTGGGTGAAGAGTTAAAGAAAATACCTGATGTAAAAAAAGTTGTTTTTTCAAGTAAACAAAATGAGTATAAAAAGTTAACTGATAAACTAGGTGATACTTGGAAATTATTTGATGGTGATGACAATCCTTTATATGATGTGTACATTTTAACAGCTAAGGATTCAGAATCTATTAAAGGGATTCAAAAAGCTGCATCCAAAGTAACAAATGTTCATAAGGCTGATTATGGTGGTCAAAACTCTGATAAGATTTTTGCAATTTCTAAAAATGTTAAATTATGGGGAACTGTTGCAGCAGGTTTCTTGATTGCTGTAGCAATATTCTTAATTTCTAACACGATTAGAATTACCATCATTTCAAGAAAACGAGAAATCCAAATTATGAGACTGGTAGGAGCTAAAAATGGCTTCATTCGTTGGCCTTTCTTCTTAGAAGGTGCCTTTATCGGAATACTGGGTTCTGTTGTCCCAATTCTGCTAATATCTTTTGGTTATTCTCAAGTTTATTACTTATTTACAACAAGTATGATGGCTTCTGCAGCCTATGAATTAGTCAGACCTGCAACTTTAGTGTTACAATTAAATCTCCTTTTAGTTGTTATTGGAGTTGTAATTGGTTCTGTTGGTTCCGTCCTTTCAATGAGAAGGTTCCTTAAAATATAA
- the pstB gene encoding phosphate ABC transporter ATP-binding protein PstB, whose protein sequence is MKEYNLDDTHIVQLNETEQNIALATDDLHVWYGPNEAIKGVSLQFEKNKITSLIGPSGCGKSTYLRSLNRMNDEIDGTNITGKILYKNTDLNSKAVDVFEMRKHVGMVFQRPNPFSKSIYENITFALKRHGKKDKKELDEIVETSLKQAALWDQVKDNLNKSALALSGGQQQRLCIARAIAMKPDILLLDEPASALDPISTSKVEETLINLKEDYTIVIVTHNMQQASRISDYTAFFYMGKVLEYDKTRKIFTRPKIQATDDYVSGHFG, encoded by the coding sequence ATGAAAGAGTATAATTTAGATGATACACATATTGTTCAGTTGAATGAGACTGAACAAAACATAGCATTAGCAACTGACGATCTTCATGTATGGTATGGTCCAAATGAAGCTATCAAAGGAGTTTCGTTGCAGTTTGAAAAGAATAAAATTACTTCATTAATTGGTCCTTCTGGTTGTGGTAAATCAACTTATTTACGTTCCTTAAATCGAATGAATGATGAAATTGATGGAACTAATATAACAGGTAAAATTCTTTATAAAAATACAGATCTTAATTCAAAAGCTGTTGATGTTTTTGAGATGCGTAAACATGTAGGAATGGTTTTTCAAAGACCGAATCCGTTTAGTAAATCAATCTATGAAAATATCACATTTGCTTTAAAACGCCACGGTAAAAAGGATAAGAAAGAGCTAGATGAAATTGTAGAAACAAGTTTAAAACAAGCAGCTCTTTGGGATCAAGTTAAGGATAATTTAAATAAAAGTGCCCTTGCTTTATCTGGTGGTCAACAACAAAGGCTTTGTATCGCTAGAGCGATTGCCATGAAGCCAGATATTTTATTATTAGATGAACCTGCTAGTGCATTAGATCCTATTTCAACAAGTAAAGTTGAGGAAACATTAATTAATCTAAAAGAAGATTATACGATTGTTATTGTGACACATAATATGCAACAAGCATCACGTATTAGTGACTACACTGCCTTTTTCTATATGGGTAAAGTGTTAGAGTATGATAAAACAAGAAAAATATTCACGCGACCAAAAATTCAAGCAACAGACGATTATGTATCGGGACATTTCGGGTAA